The sequence CCGGGCATCCTCCTGCGTGGCGGCTCACGAAGCGGCGGTGACCACCGGAGATTCCGGGTCGGCGGTCTCGATCCCCATGCCATCCGTCTCGGGCGTCCCCGGGGCATCCAGGGGATCCGCCTCCGCGGTCGGGCGCCGCAGCAGCTCGATCAGGATCATGAAGACGATCAGTCCGATCGTCACGCCGACCACCGTCCCGAACGAGACGGGTCGCGTCACGATCAGGATGAGCAGTGCGAGAGCCATGCCGACGATGACGATGGGTCCGTGGAACCTATCCACCGCGAGACCGAATCGTCCGGTGGACAGGCCCCGTCGCTCCCAGGTCCCGCGCACCGCGGAGAAGCCGCTCTCGAGGACACCACGAGTGGCCCCGGCGCTGCGGCTCGAACCGGCGAGCCACGCCCACACCGCGATGAGCACGCCGACCATCGCCAGCGCGACGATCGTCGAGCTGAGAAGCGAGGTGACCTCGTCGAACAGGGCTTGTGCGGCGGCCGACGTCATGATCGACGGGCTCACGGCCCCGATGAAGAACGTCCGCCCGATGCCCATGCCTGCGGAGAGCAGGAGGAAGGCGACCGCGAACGCGGCACTGGTCCAGAAGAGCGCGCGCGGGCGGTTCCGGGCGATCAGGATGCCGGCGACCACGAGGCCGAGCACGACCCAGGGCAGCCAGAACCCTGCGGCGACGGCGATCTGGTAGACGGTCCGCACGAGCACCAGAGCGTCCGCCTGGGCGATCGGGATCGATCGGTCGATCTCCGGGATCAGATCGGCGAAGCCGACACCGCGCTCGGCCAGCACCGACTTGACCCGCTCGACGACGAGGCCGAGGTCGATCGAGAGCACCCCGTCGTCCGCCAGCTGCAGCGCGGTGTCCGGGCTGTTCTGCATGATCGCGACAGCGCGCTCGTGGGTGAAGCGCAGCGACTGCGCCCAGATATCGGCGAACTGGTCCGAGGCGACGACGTCGTGGATCACCCCGTCGACGAGGGATGTCAGTCCGCTCGCCGCCGGCGCCTCCAGGAGGGTCAGCGCCGATGCTGCGCGCGGCGGCAGATCGAGCTCGCGTAGTCCGTCGAACACCTCGCCGACCACAGCCGTGAGGTCGACCTGCTCCTGGATGGCGGCGCTGGCCTGAGCGGCGACGAAGTCCTGCACGTCCGGATCCTCGGCCAGGGGCGCGAACGTCGCCACGAACCGATCGGCGTCGACCAGCTGCAGGCGCGCCCACGTTCCCATCGCCGCGATCGGCGCGAGCAGCACCGCCACGGCGAGCACGATTCCGGCGACGATGCTCCTGCCCACCGGTCGGCGACGAGGCTTCTCGCGAGTCTCGCTCTTGAGTGTCTGGTTCTCCTGTTCGAGGAGGAGCACCCGGGCTCGCAGATCATCCAGTTCGCTCATTCGCTCTCCTCCTCGTGCGGTCGCGTCGCTCGCGTGTGCCGACGACGGCCAGGCCTCTCAACTCAGGAGCTTCTGCTTTGCCGCAGCGAACTCCGTCTCGGACAGCACGCCGGCGTCCTTCAGCGACGCCAGCTGCTGCAGCTTCGCGATCAGATCATCCGTCCCGGCCGGCGCACCCGCCTGTACCGGAGGAGCCGCATACTGGGCTGCCGCGTTCTGCGCGGCGGCGTCGACCTGCGCCTGCTGCTGAGCGGCTTCGTACTGCTGCTGCTCGTACTGGCCCTGCGCACGCTCCTGCTGATGCCGCGACATCGCACCGCCGACCGCCGACGCCGTTCCCGCCACCACCGCGGTCCTGGCGGCCAGTCCGATCAGTCCCGGGCGACCGAATCTTCTCAAGGGCATGTCATTCACCTTCCTGATCGAGGATGTCCATCATGGCGTTCACGACGGGTGCCGGCACGCGCTCACTACGGAGCACCTGACCGCCGGCGGCGGCGAGGTTCTGCGCGAGGGCCCGGGCGAAAGCGAGTTCCAGGACGACGACGGCAGCGGACTGACCGGGGGCGAGAGCGCTCGCGAGGGCCTCCACGTCCTCTTCGCCGGCCAGTCCGGCGGCGATCGGCTCGAAGTCGTCGAGTCCGAGGGAGTCGTCTTCCGTGTCGAGCTCGACGATCTCCACTTCCCCTGCCGCCGACTTCGACAGCAGGACGAAGTCGAGCAATCGCACGACCCCGCTGTCGACGAGGTCGGTCAGCGCGCGGAACGTCGCCGGGTCTGGACGATCGCCCTCGAACCCGACGAGGTAGAACTCGGCGGGGCCGAATCGGAAGTCATTCATGGAGTGTCCCTTCTCCCGGCGACGACGTACCGGGACTCTGCGGCCATGCTCGCACTGCCGCGATCGGGGCGATCGCCGCCCTCACCCCGATCGGATGAGAACCTCGTCGTCCGGCGGCTCGACCTGCCGGGCCGGGGGTCGCCCGCTAGGGGTGAGCGGCTTTCCCGCGCCCGTGGAGGCGCTGTCACTATCGCCGTACGCAGTAACTCAACGAAAGGGGTCCGAAGTGTCCATTTGGGAAAGCTTCTGGGACATCATCTGGTGGTTCTTCTGGGTCTTCGTGTTCATCTCCTACCTGATGGTGCTCTTCAACATCGTGGCCGACCTGTTCCGGGATCACGCCCTCAACGGGTGGTGGAAGGCCGTGTGGATCATCTTCCTCATCTTCGTGCCCTTCCTCACGGCGCTCGTCTACCTCATCGCACGCGGCAAGGGAATGGGCGAACGCAGCGTCTCGGCGTACCGGGAGCAGCAGCACGCTGCCGACTCCTACATCCGCAGCGTCGCCGGATCCAGTCCCAGCGATGAGATCGACAAGGCGTCGAAGCTCCTCGCGGCGGGAACGATCACTCCCGACGAGTTCGCCGCCATCAAGACGCGCGCACTGAGCTGACATCGTGGCTGAGGTGGTCGATATGTCCCTGCAGGCGCTCGGCGACGTCGAATTCGTCGTCGTGCGCCTGGAGGACGACCGCCTCAGCCCCGACATCCTCGAAGCCCTGCTCCGACAGGTGGAGAGCGGCGCCATCCGCCTTCTGGACTTCCTTCTCATCCGCCGGCTCGGCGCGGAGGACTGGCACCTCATCGAGATCGACGCCGATGAGTTCACCCTCGCCGGTCTCGGTCTGGACACCCCTGGTCTCGTCTGCGAAGACGACGCCCGGCACTTCGCATCCGGGCTCCCCATCGGCTCCCTCGCAGCACTCATCCTCGTCGAGCCGACCTGGAGTGAACGCTTCTCCCACGATGTCGACCGTCGGGGTGATCGGATCCTCGCGACCCAACCCATCCCCGCCTCGATCGCGAACACGGTTCTCGCATCGGCGCTGCGCCAGCCCTGACGCGTCGGCGGGCGAGGAACGCGGCGCGGGGTCAGACGGTCGTCCGCACGGCCTCTCGGCGGGAGGACACCCCGAGCTTCCGGTAGATGGCGCGCTGGTGGGTCTTCACCGTGTTGATCGACACGGCCAGCTCCCGAGCGATCTCGTGCAGTGTGCGCGCCGTCTGCAACTGCTGGAACACATCGCGCTCCCGCTCCGAGAGCGTCTCCACCAGCGAGCCGGCGGCGTCGTTGGCGAGGCATCGACCGATGAAGTCCTCGAACTGCGTGCCGAAATGCACGTGCTCGCCCAGCAGCTTTCGCACCGCCGCCTCACGCGGTCCGAACGGCAGCCGGATGTTCTCCCCGGAGGCGACCGCGACCGCGGCTTCGCACAACTCGTGCGCCTCGTCGTGGTGCCCGGTGTGACGGCGCAGCACGGCGGCGGTGATCAGGGTCGCGGTCTTCACGTACGACACCTCGCTGAACGCCCGCAGCGATCGCAGCATCTCCAGAGCTGCGGGGTAGTCACCGGCGCGGCGCAGCACACCGGCGAGCGTGACGTTCACGACCGGCAGGTCCGGGCAGTGGATGTACTTCCTGGCGATCCGCAACGCGCGGTCCTGTCGACCGACCGCCTCCTCGAGAACCGCGACGGACGATTCCCGAAATGCCGGCCAGGAGATACCGTGGACGACCTCGAGCGGGATGTCCTGCACGCCGATCGCCGCGCGACGGCATGTCGGGACATCACCGGTCTCAGCCGCCGTGTACGCGATCATCATCCGCGCCACGCCGGTGAAGGAACGGTCGGAACTCCCGTTGGCGATCACCGTCCCGAAAGCCCGCATCGCTTCATCGAACTCCCCCGACCAGTACGCGACGTACCCGGCGGCTGCGGCGGCGCTTCCTCCGGCGTAGGTGCTCCAGGGAAGACTCACGTCATCCTCATGATGTGCCGCGGCCAGCGATGACCTCGCATCGACGAGGCGACCCGCCCAGGTCTGGCCGAAGGCGAGATGCCCCAAGGACCGCTTCGCGAGTTCGCGATCGCCGGAGCTCTGCGCCTCCCTCGCCGCGGCCGAGAAGTACTCGAGCGGGATCATCGGGTTACCGCGGTGCCGGATCTCGGTCCACCCGAGGAGATAGTTGAGTGCCGCGCGGTCTCCGAGCTCGGTCGAATCCGCGTCGAGGAGCATCTGCCGCACCTTCGCACTCGCTTCAGCGACCTCTGACCGCTCGTCGGTGATGAACAGACGCGCGATCTGCAGGACCGCGGGCTCCGTCCCGTCGCCGGTGCGCGCGATCATCGCCTCTGCGCGCCGGAAGAGCTCGCGCGCGACGCGATGGTCGCCGAGCACATCGCTTGCGCACGCACGCACCAGGAGCACCTGCGCGTCGTCGGGCGTACGGCGCAACATGTCGATCGCCGTCTGCTCGATCTCCGCCGCGCGGGCACCGACCACGAGGCCGAGCCAGTGGTGCAGCAGCGTCTCCCTCGCGATCTCCGCATCTCCCGCACGAAGCGAGTGCGCGATCGAGGCGGTGGGGTCCGTCGCCTCGAGCGCGATGGCGGCGCGGCGATGGCAGGCCGCAGCCCGAGCGGTGTCGAGCGCGACGATGTCGGCGCACTGCTTGG is a genomic window of Microbacterium maritypicum containing:
- a CDS encoding SHOCT domain-containing protein, with translation MPLRRFGRPGLIGLAARTAVVAGTASAVGGAMSRHQQERAQGQYEQQQYEAAQQQAQVDAAAQNAAAQYAAPPVQAGAPAGTDDLIAKLQQLASLKDAGVLSETEFAAAKQKLLS
- a CDS encoding DUF6325 family protein — encoded protein: MNDFRFGPAEFYLVGFEGDRPDPATFRALTDLVDSGVVRLLDFVLLSKSAAGEVEIVELDTEDDSLGLDDFEPIAAGLAGEEDVEALASALAPGQSAAVVVLELAFARALAQNLAAAGGQVLRSERVPAPVVNAMMDILDQEGE
- a CDS encoding SHOCT domain-containing protein; its protein translation is MSIWESFWDIIWWFFWVFVFISYLMVLFNIVADLFRDHALNGWWKAVWIIFLIFVPFLTALVYLIARGKGMGERSVSAYREQQHAADSYIRSVAGSSPSDEIDKASKLLAAGTITPDEFAAIKTRALS
- a CDS encoding DUF6325 family protein, whose product is MAEVVDMSLQALGDVEFVVVRLEDDRLSPDILEALLRQVESGAIRLLDFLLIRRLGAEDWHLIEIDADEFTLAGLGLDTPGLVCEDDARHFASGLPIGSLAALILVEPTWSERFSHDVDRRGDRILATQPIPASIANTVLASALRQP
- a CDS encoding LuxR C-terminal-related transcriptional regulator → MSTAIADAAAIDPLTVVSAPSGFGKTTAVADWASGLEQVAWLSLSSFDSDPSRLTYGVVHALLVGAERAGRPLALARDLDDPEHAYQEICGALEALDTPMHLIVDDAHRAGESWRTGLLGMLAEQAPENLRVVLVGTTLLEVTLSRHRLTHPASFVGVDTLSFTAPEVKLLRTADGAGLAAETIFAESRGWPIAVRLMMIGGARPDARAQSASSFLGTYVREHVLGALPAEIADFVLDGSVCGELTPELAAAVTERPDAAELLETCVRLGLFLDRFEGPHGVVYRWHTSFAKQCADIVALDTARAAACHRRAAIALEATDPTASIAHSLRAGDAEIARETLLHHWLGLVVGARAAEIEQTAIDMLRRTPDDAQVLLVRACASDVLGDHRVARELFRRAEAMIARTGDGTEPAVLQIARLFITDERSEVAEASAKVRQMLLDADSTELGDRAALNYLLGWTEIRHRGNPMIPLEYFSAAAREAQSSGDRELAKRSLGHLAFGQTWAGRLVDARSSLAAAHHEDDVSLPWSTYAGGSAAAAAGYVAYWSGEFDEAMRAFGTVIANGSSDRSFTGVARMMIAYTAAETGDVPTCRRAAIGVQDIPLEVVHGISWPAFRESSVAVLEEAVGRQDRALRIARKYIHCPDLPVVNVTLAGVLRRAGDYPAALEMLRSLRAFSEVSYVKTATLITAAVLRRHTGHHDEAHELCEAAVAVASGENIRLPFGPREAAVRKLLGEHVHFGTQFEDFIGRCLANDAAGSLVETLSERERDVFQQLQTARTLHEIARELAVSINTVKTHQRAIYRKLGVSSRREAVRTTV